Within Runella rosea, the genomic segment CAAAGTTATACACCCGAATGGAGGCATCGGAGGCAAACATATTTTGCGGATACCGCATGATGTTTTCGACGTCCCAATCGCCCATGCCGTGAAATACCATACTAGCCCCACCTTTGACGGCCATTTCCATGATGGTCTCGGCTTCAACGGTTGCTTTGTGTTTACGCCCTTTCAACAGGTTTATTTCTTCAATATTTTTACCATTGAGCGTGGTATCGGCGTCATAATAAGCCACTACGGCATAGGTAAAGTGATTTTGCTTACGACGTTTGAGCGTTGCCACCATTTCTTTCACCATACGCTTACGCGTGGCAGGATCGTTGACGCGTGCTTTGATGGAATCCAGGCCACCTGCCAACGCCCAACTTGGCAATAATGTATTTAGCCCAGTGCTGCTAGCCGTGTAAGGGTATTGGTCAATGGTGACGTCGATGCCTTCACGTCGGGCGTTTTCGACAGCCGCAATGGTCTCTTTGGAGCGTCCCCAGTTGTTTTGGCCGCTTACTTTAAAGTGCGAAATCTGAACAGGAATAGCAGCCTGTCGCCCGATATTGACGGCCTCTTCGATGGCGGTCAGGACTTCATCGCCTTCATAACGAATGTGCGAAGCATACACGCCGCCGTAGCGAGCCGCCACTTTGGCCAATCCCACCACTTCTTCGGTATTGGAATAGGTACCGGGTACGTAAATCAGCCCCGTAGCCAGACCATAGGCACCGTCTTTCATAGCTTTTTCAACGATGGCTTCCATACGCTGTTGCTCCTCAGGGGTTGCAAACCGATTCGCCGTGCCCATCACCGCTTTCCGAACGTCATTGTGGCCAATCAACGACGCGACGTTAACCGATGTTTTGACACTGTCTAGTTGCTTAAAATACAAGCCTAAGTCTACATTTGACAAACCGCAATTTCCCGTTACCACAGTGGTGACGCCATCATAAATGAAATTGTCGGCTGTAGGAAGTCGAAATTCATCTTCTTCAATGTGGGTGTGTACATCAATAAACCCCGGGCTAACAATCAGCCCTTTGGCATCCAATATTTTCTTGGCGGTGGCATTCGGCCATTGGCCAACGCGCGCAATCTTGCCATTTTTGATGGCTACATCGCCGTAAAACCAAGCATTTCCAGTTCCATCTACGATTTTACCCCCGCGTATGAGTACATCATATTCTTGGGCAAAAGATGCCGTTGTTGTGAAGAAAACAAACGTGATGAGTGTAAAGAAAGGCTTCATAAAGTGGGGTTAATATTAGGTTAAACGAAGAACGTAAAAAAACGGCGCAAAAAAAATTGGTCGGCCTTTCGACCAACCAATTTATCATTTGTAGTAATGCAATTCTTGTAGGGGCAGGCCTTGCGTCTGCCCCTACGGTACTTTACAGGGTTTTGGAAACAATGCCTCCTTTGCGGCTGTCTACCTCAACGGTCCATTTGTCGGCTTTGCCCTTCACGATCCAGCGTACTTTCACGGAATTTCCGCCGCCCCCGAAACCGCCAAAACCGCCGCCTCCACCACCGCCACCAGATACGGTACCAGCAATGTTAGCTATTTCAATCGTTTGCGGGTTGTACTTTTGTTCTCTGGTAATTCCCAGATCTTCATTTTCGACGATCATCCCTGCCAATACCTGTACATTTTTGAGCGTGATGTAATCGGGACGTTCGATTTTAAAGCGTAAATCATGCGCGGAGTGCGTCGGAATAGCGCGTTGGTTTTGCACCACCGCTGTTACTTCCGTCAGGCCATTGGCCAAGGCTTTAGTTTTAATATCAATGATTTCCAACTTAGGCATGTGGTAGGCATGAAGCATGGTAAAGGCCATGTTACGGTGTCCTTCTTCTTCCAACAAAAAGCCCGGCGTGTTACGAATGTAGTTACGTTTGGTTCCACCGATTTCAATATCGCCGTATTGTGGGTGTTTGATGGGTTTCCATTTTACGTAGCCGTCACCCAACAATAAAAACTTATCAAACTCCTCAAACTCACTGTTTTGGTTGCGGTTTTCGGTAGAGTTTTTGTTGAACATCCGCCAAGATGTGTTGATTTCGTTGGAGAACATAAACACGCCGCGCCCCAGTCCAATCCAGTCAATTTCGCCACCATACACGGTATAAAGGTCTTTCCAAAGCACGTAGTACTTATACCCCGGAATCATTTTCTCACCCGTTTTCCCGATTACATCATACACGGCAATATCGGCTTGCGGTACGTACATGGCATCTTCTTCCGCCCCCGGAGGACGCAAAAACATCCCGCCGAAGTTGTGGTAACTTTGGGCACCTGCAATATTGGGATGTGAGTAAAAGAATTTTTTCACGTTTTTTGTTTCGGGCAATGTTCCCGGATAAAAAAGCGCTCCACCCTGAATATAATCAGGCTGCCAGCCCCAACCCCAGTCGCGGTTAGGGTCGTATGCGCCAGGATTATCTTCATTAACACGTCCGTCACCATCATTGTCAATCCCCTCAAAACCAAGCATTTCGTACTCTCCTTGCTCATCTGGCTTTGCCAAAATCATACGACCTGGAAAATCAGGATCTACTTTATACCGCCCCGTTGGAGATTTACGACGCATGGTCACGATGTTGCCATCACCATCCAAATCATCGTAAGAATCTTCATCCACCAAACCATCGCCGTCGTCGTCGAGCGGCATCATTCCTGAGCGCGATGAGCTGGTGGTGTTTGATTTGTAGATAAAATTTTCATGCGCATCGGGGTTAAGTGACGGCAATATGTAGAACGTACGACCTTTCAACATATCGGTCACAAAATCCATTTTTCCGAAACTTTCGGCCAAGTACCAAGCCGTGTACATGGCAAACTGTGTTCCCTGCAACTCATTGGCGTGAATGTTTCCGTCGATCCAGAAAGCAGGCTTACTTTCGGGTTTTCCGCTTTTAAAATCCGTAACGGTAATGACGTACATGTCACGCCCCTGAAACGATTTTCCAATGGATTCGTATTTGACCAAATCGGGGTACGCTTTGGCCAATTCTTGCATTAGTTTGTTGAACCCAGCGTAGTCCATGTAATAATTCCAACCCCATTTAACTTTAGGATTGGCGGGGGTTCCAATCGCCCGCATACCGTTCAGGTCGGGGTCAGTTTGGGGTGCGGTTTGTGCAAAAGCGTTGACCGCTAAAGTGCAGCAAACGAGTGCATATATGAATGAGTGAATGTATTTTTTCATTGTTTTTACAATTAACGGATAACAAATAACGATTAACAGAAAGGCCTACTTCAACGTCACATCTGCTGACTTTACCCCTGCCGTAGGACATCCCGTTTCAATGGTCAATTTACCAGTTCCCGACACCAACCACGTGTATTCTTCCGACTCATCAGAAGCAAGCGCAGCACGCAGGTTCAGGCGTTTACCCGACACAATGGCCTGTCCAGCCCCCAATTTAAGTTCGGTTTTTACTTTCTGAACAAAGCGAACACGGTCGCCGATTTCGGCGTAGGTTGGCATCAATCCTTTATTGATAACGGTTGCCGTGATACGCGTCAAGCCGTTACCTAGGGATTCCGTTTTTACATTTACCAATTGAATTTCAGGCATCTGCGCCCCCAATCCGGTCAGGAATTTCACATGCTTATCGGCAGCAGCGGTCAAATAAGAAACTGGTGGGTTCAATTTAGAGAAAGGAACAATCCCGCCTACTTCCACTTTTTGGCCGGGGAAATCAGGGTGTTGAATGGTTTTCCAATCCACGTACACACCCGTCAATTTTTCTTTGTCTGCCCACTTCAGAAAACGGGCATCATCTTCACTTGCATTGGCCGTGCTTGTTGCTGCGGCAGCAGCACCACCACCGCCCATGCGTCCACCACCGCCAGCAGGGCCGCCTGTGGCAGCAGGTGCAGTTGGCGAGGGAGTAGTTGGAGCCGTTGCTGCGGCTCTTCTGGTCGTATCTCTGGGGGCTTCTACTTTAGGAGTCCACCAGCCCGGTGTCGTAAAGCTATAACGACCCGCGTGGTAATAGGCCGTTTGGGAGAAATTTCCGCGTGTTTGCGGCATGGTCGGTGCGTCTTTCAAAGCCGTACGACCATTGTATAATTTTGACACCTGCTCCATCGCTTTGGCATCTTTGGCAAGTGGTCCAGTCAAAATCCGACGAGCCACTTTTGCCGCATCAAAACGCGGTGCTTCGCTCAAGTTGTTGTTGGGGCCAAAGGTAAGAACCGCAAAAATATTGGGGGCACGATACAGGAAATCCAGTAAAGCGCGCACTTCTGGCTCAGAAGCGGCGTGTTCGCCCGAACCAGTTGTAAATATCTGATAATCAAACGTAAAGTTCTT encodes:
- a CDS encoding N-acyl-D-amino-acid deacylase family protein, with protein sequence MKPFFTLITFVFFTTTASFAQEYDVLIRGGKIVDGTGNAWFYGDVAIKNGKIARVGQWPNATAKKILDAKGLIVSPGFIDVHTHIEEDEFRLPTADNFIYDGVTTVVTGNCGLSNVDLGLYFKQLDSVKTSVNVASLIGHNDVRKAVMGTANRFATPEEQQRMEAIVEKAMKDGAYGLATGLIYVPGTYSNTEEVVGLAKVAARYGGVYASHIRYEGDEVLTAIEEAVNIGRQAAIPVQISHFKVSGQNNWGRSKETIAAVENARREGIDVTIDQYPYTASSTGLNTLLPSWALAGGLDSIKARVNDPATRKRMVKEMVATLKRRKQNHFTYAVVAYYDADTTLNGKNIEEINLLKGRKHKATVEAETIMEMAVKGGASMVFHGMGDWDVENIMRYPQNMFASDASIRVYNFGVPHPRGYGTNARVLGYYVRQKKIIPLEEAIRRMTSLPAQKFKLAERGLLQSGRVADVLVFDENTIIDVSTYDRPHQYSRGMKYVIVNGELVVENEKHTGRRAGKVLRKGE
- a CDS encoding M14 family metallopeptidase, encoding MIRQLLYGGVLALACVAQTLEAQTTYNSHAQLSGRLKNLSTKFNALASVSSIGKSAGGRDLWLLTLGKGDATKKPAILIVAGLDGTHLAGSELAIQTAEKMLGAANADSVAKLLETKTFYFLPSMNPDAQEQFSAKLKYERTTNDSKTDDDRDGRVDEDPFEDLNGDGVVSWIRVEDAAGTYVASKEDPRILVKADPSKGESGKYLVYTEGIDNDKDGVYNEDGAGGVNPEKNFTFDYQIFTTGSGEHAASEPEVRALLDFLYRAPNIFAVLTFGPNNNLSEAPRFDAAKVARRILTGPLAKDAKAMEQVSKLYNGRTALKDAPTMPQTRGNFSQTAYYHAGRYSFTTPGWWTPKVEAPRDTTRRAAATAPTTPSPTAPAATGGPAGGGGRMGGGGAAAAATSTANASEDDARFLKWADKEKLTGVYVDWKTIQHPDFPGQKVEVGGIVPFSKLNPPVSYLTAAADKHVKFLTGLGAQMPEIQLVNVKTESLGNGLTRITATVINKGLMPTYAEIGDRVRFVQKVKTELKLGAGQAIVSGKRLNLRAALASDESEEYTWLVSGTGKLTIETGCPTAGVKSADVTLK
- a CDS encoding M14 family metallopeptidase, with protein sequence MKKYIHSFIYALVCCTLAVNAFAQTAPQTDPDLNGMRAIGTPANPKVKWGWNYYMDYAGFNKLMQELAKAYPDLVKYESIGKSFQGRDMYVITVTDFKSGKPESKPAFWIDGNIHANELQGTQFAMYTAWYLAESFGKMDFVTDMLKGRTFYILPSLNPDAHENFIYKSNTTSSSRSGMMPLDDDGDGLVDEDSYDDLDGDGNIVTMRRKSPTGRYKVDPDFPGRMILAKPDEQGEYEMLGFEGIDNDGDGRVNEDNPGAYDPNRDWGWGWQPDYIQGGALFYPGTLPETKNVKKFFYSHPNIAGAQSYHNFGGMFLRPPGAEEDAMYVPQADIAVYDVIGKTGEKMIPGYKYYVLWKDLYTVYGGEIDWIGLGRGVFMFSNEINTSWRMFNKNSTENRNQNSEFEEFDKFLLLGDGYVKWKPIKHPQYGDIEIGGTKRNYIRNTPGFLLEEEGHRNMAFTMLHAYHMPKLEIIDIKTKALANGLTEVTAVVQNQRAIPTHSAHDLRFKIERPDYITLKNVQVLAGMIVENEDLGITREQKYNPQTIEIANIAGTVSGGGGGGGGFGGFGGGGNSVKVRWIVKGKADKWTVEVDSRKGGIVSKTL